The DNA window aagagaaggaggaggaggaaatgaaGAAAGAAGACACAGCTAGACATCGACGGCGCATGCGGCTGCTTGCTGGAAGCGGAAgtagccatcgccgccgccgtagttGACGCCGTAGCTGCCCTTGCCGTCGTTGACGGTGAGGAGGGCGGGGCAGTTGACGCGGAGGTGGTAGTGGCCGGAGATCCAGGTGCCGACCTTCCATCGGACCCAGCCGTCGAGGCGGATGTCGACGAGGACGTAGCCGGCGGTCTCGTCCtgggcgagggcgacggcgaggttggGGGGGAGGACGACGTGGTCGAGAGACTGGAGGAAGGGGGACCAGACGGACTGGTCGTAGTGGCCCTGGTACTCCACGGGGAGCCTCGTCGGCACCGTGATGGCCACGTCCTTGTACTGCGCGTACACGTCCACCTTGTCGTAGTAGACGCCCACGCGGCCGTTGTCGttgcgcgccgccaccgtcgcctgcATGGTGGTGAAGAGGTAggcggacgccggcggcgtcacGTTGAGGCACAGCACGGACAGGTCCTGCAGGTAGAACCGCGGCTTGTGCGGCCGCAGCGCCAGCCACACCACCAGCacgatgaagagcgtcaggagcACCAGCGCCACCAGCGCCCAGCACAGCCTCCGGTGCACCTTCTCCTTCTCGCACTCGCACCCCTTGTGCCCCCCACAATCCTTGATCACCGACATCCCCTCTTTGCTCTccttgatcgatcgattgttTGATCGACAGAAATGGCTGGGAGGAGGTCGCGGCAGCGGGTGGGGAGGGGGTTTATATATGAGCTGAGATGGTGGTGTGGCTCATGTACAGCAATGGCAGGTTGATTGATTGGAAGGAGGTGATCAGCATCGGCTGACAGTGTGAGCAGATCAGGGTAGGTTCAGTTGTTGGTTGCTGCTGCTCACTTTTGGGTGGCTTACTAGACTTTGCACGGTCGCCTGCTGCTTAACTTAATTTCAGCTTTGTAAGCATGGTGTATGTCTCAAAGGGGTGGATTATGATGGTGGAGCTGGTGATCGATGGTGGTGAGTGGTAAGCTCCAAAAGAAGCTATGATTGATTGAAAGGTAATCAAGTTTTGTTAAGGACTCGGAGAAAACGCCTTTCGTCGATACAAAAAGTGAAAAGGAAGGATTTTGATTCTCTCAAAAGGAATCCATCAGCGATGGAAATTAAAGGGAAGGAAGCAGCTAAAAGGAACGTTGGGCGCAGCCCGCAGGTGAGCGAGTGCCTTTGCATCATTTGGAAGGTGTGTGAGTGTGACAAGGCGCGTTAAACCTTCTTTTGCACGCCACACCCACATACATCAAGTTATAACGGGCATTACCAATGTCATTTAGTACTAGATTGACCTTGCTTTCCAGTAGGTTAGCAGGTGCGGCACTAGTGATCAGCACAAATGACTCCGCGTCAAACAGAGCTAGTGGACTCGTATTGCATACTTACATGTCCGATCTTCTGACGTGCGCATCTAAGCACCAACAAGTCGTCCAGATAATGACGTACAACCGATCGTTTCATTCATGATGTTCGATTGCACTGAAGACTCTAGTTTTTACGTTTGACCACCTCTGTAACATAAATACACATAATAGCGAACTGTACCTTAGCTATCAGCAGGTAATTAACCGAGCAAGGAGGATTCATTATTGGCTGTAAGAGTCACCGAGCGGGTAGGGTGTCCACATCAGAGGAAGAGATCCAAAGGAAAGAAAGCTAAACAGGAAGAGAAGAAGCCGTCCCATAGAAAGATAATAAATGGGTCCCGTACTCTCACTTCCTTGTCCAGTTGCCTAGCTAACTGTAATCTTCATTCATATCACATTCTCACttcaaacaaaacaaagaaaaaaaggataacGTGCGACTACACTCCTGTCTACTGTTCACCGTAACTCAGAAAAATGGCTAATTTACAAGCATATGGCTATAAGAGTTTGCGAATATTAGGTGAGATAGAGAACCAGAAGCACGCTTGCGATTCTATCATCCATGTGCCAACAAAACCCCAGCTTAAAGAATGTAATTAACGAGTGTGGAAACAAATCAGTCAATCACAGTACAATGACAATAGATCGAAATAAACGATTGCCTAGCCAGACACGTATATCAGTGGGACACAAGCACACAGCATGGAAGCTTCTTATGCTACAGCCGTCCACCATGTTTGAGCTTGTGCGGAAATGAAGGGCAGAGAAGAAGGGTTGTTGGCAGGTAGAGTCCAAAGGACAGCTCACATAGGGAACCCATGTTAGGGACGTCTCTTAAGCCAAATGGGCTCTTGTTATATGCTATGCGCACTGTAATCTTCCAATACATAATTGTATTAAGAAAAGTATGATTAGATGCAGTGAATTTGTGGTACCATAAAGGTCACATAGGAGTATCTTTCACACTAATGCGCGAGACTTTGAACCAGCCAACCAGAGTTTCTGATAATTGATTGTCTCTACTAGGACATAAGATGCAAGGAACGGTGCGCCTTCCAATTACTGTACACCTGATGCCTGCCGTATAATCACTGCTAAATGGGCAGATGTCGACTAATAGCATCAAATGCCAACGGCAGTACGCGCAGATGGTTACGTGGAAATACGAAGAGCTGTTGCATTAGGGGCTCACCTGTGCAGCTGCGCTCCAAGTTGGCATTCGGAAATATGCCCTCGTGGTTTCCATGCGCTTTAGCTATGGCAGATGATGAATAAGGCTTGGAGCCTGCTACCTCGTTCGCTGACTTCGCCTACAGGAGTCAAACCTGAGACGACAATGTCATACAGATATTAATTAGGGGAAACAGTAAAGTATGTATTTATCTTATAAATTGACGAATGAATAACCTACATGACAGCCCGAGTAACAAAAGTTTCATGCCAAACGAATCATAACAGCAGGAAGCAGGAAGTTAACAGAGAAATTTTGCCTTGCCAAATGTTATCTACAAGCTATATAACTGTAGGTAGCACggtaaccttttttttaatacaatttTGTAATAGAAGTTAACATCCTCGGCCTCTACTATAGCCCAAAACTAGCATGATTAACTATGTTACCCCGTCTCCAGTGACGGATCTAGGAAGAAATATAAGGGGAGTCTGAACAAACTAGACAAAGCTACAGCCCCCTCTTCCCCTCTAcatatagcaaaaaaaaatattttagtggTGACTCCCATAGTTCTCGCGCCAATAGTAGAGACTCAAGGCCCTGCTACCCCCATCCGCCCCTGCCATAATCCATAGTCTCAGATGGCAACCAAAACTAGCAATGCTTATCTACCcagccaaaagaaaaaaaaaactagcatatGCTTAATTAAACAATGATATGAAGTTCCGGCAGGAGTCAATGGGGGAAGCTTCAACCATGAAGCGAACATAGAGAAGTAATTATGCAAGAGAAAATGGTAAATTTGCTCTTTTCTCACAAAGTTATGTACCTCTTCCTGAAAAAGTAGTACTACCTACATCCTTTAATGAATTAAACTAACCAGCTTCATACAAAAAAgatcggagggagtattatacaaCCATACATAAGGTGATGGGGCACAAATGCACGACACCTCTCGAACCAACTCCACTAACTGCGATATTGCCATGAAACTACTAACAAGAACTCGTCCTTTTCTATCAAAATCACTACAAACCGTGCAACTTTTCAGTCTGATGACAGGAAATTGAAAGATCACAAGAATGATAGGTGACTCCAAATATGCATGAAACATATAATTTGTACTCACCAAATGACCAAATTAAGAAACAAAGACAGAATCCATTAATCAAAacaattccaaattttaaatcACTGTTTGAAGCAGAAACATATGGGGAAAGAATATAAAGTTTGCCTGAAGCACAAACCAACTATGCGCCAAGCCTCTAAAGGACATCTAAGAAGAAAACGAGAGCACCAGAAAGTACTGCAGCCACAAAGGTGTTATCATATTTCTTAGTCTGAATACAGTGGATTCTCATCCACAATGTCACCATAAAGGCGATAAAGTTCAATCTGCAATCAACTTTCTGTACATTAAGCTCTTGTATCTTCACAAGTTTATTAATGAGAAGGGGAAATCATTTATGCAGGAGTAAAGAAACATATTATCCCGTCATAGGTGGGGTCATACTCATGCATCTCAATATACCAAGAGAACCTAACAGAATGATCCTAACTAAAAGGATGGATATGGAACAACTAGAATGAAGAGAGCAGGTGCGGTCCTGGTATATACTGTAATGATGATGGCTGATTATGGTTCTTCTGCCATGGTCCCAGGCAATCAGATTCAACTAATTTGCACTAACCATAAAAATACAGTAGTTGTAATATACAGttttaaaaacattttatttgaagaaaaataaagcatGCACACTAGAAATACAACACAAAATTGTAAACAAATGAGGTGGAAGAAAATGTTTGGAGATATATGTTCATTCTAGTATAATAATCACCCAGTGTAGCCACTTCCAATAGTGAGCTAGCAACCTATCTTCTTCAAAAATGCATTCACATTTATGCTACATAAAAATTGATGAGACCATGAACTCAGTTAATCCTATCAATACGGGTTTAACAATTGTTGTGTGCCAGCAGTGCCATTAATAAAGTGGAATGTGGTAGCCATTTACATCATTTAGGGTCCACAATGACACGTAAATTAAAAAGCAGCATGCAACTGCTATACTTCCTGAATGAGTTGTAGAAGAATACTTTCCTGTAAGTAGTCTCCAAAAGATGTGAAATATTCTTCAGGTACAACCTATACTTATCCTACTAGCTAGCCATTGACCGTCATGCCACTCATGCATGGACGCTATTGGTGAATAGAGTCCACGTGCAAGAGTTCCCTTGTATGTTTGAAATAGGAATTTTTACAAGTCAGCGTCTTCCTTTTGTTTTGATAAAAGTTAAATCTAATTCTGGACAGTCTCCATTTGCAGGTTAGTGAGTTCGTTCAAAAATTTGCAGGTTAGTGTAGGCTAACACCTAATACCCAGCTACCACATATTTGATGGGTGGGAtcgatttttttctcaataacCTAAACTAGATCAAATAACCACTGTCCACTAGGACCAATTTAACACTTTATCTTTTACAGTTTTTGAGGAGACTCTTATGACTTGGTTTGAGAATTTGAGTCTTTAGGATTGGAGCCAACGCTAACATGCATCTCTCAAGAGGAATGCAAGGCTGATCATGCAGTTAGCCACTTGGAACAGTTTACAGTCTAcggtttgtttctttttcataaaaaaagagataaatgTTTAGACTTGGTCTGAACCTCCAGGCTTAGAGAAAGAGTATGTCAGTCCAATGCAAACATGCACAATGCAGGCAGCAAACAAATGCAAGGAGAACACCTGGTTATTGAACCCAAAGTTAAATTTGCTTACAATGGATTTGGCTAGCTGTctgaaaacaaaatcaaaacaagATGACAATACTTAACAGGTAAAATGCGCTATGAAACTAAAATGCACCCCTTTTTGTTCCAACACACTATGACACTGCATAGTACAGATAGGGTTCAGGAAGGTCTCTTGACTTACAGTTAAATGGGATGTTTGATGCAATCAGAATCCCTGATGACCTGATCACTTCGTAACTTCTTTGCAAATAGATTACCAAGAGCTTGCTCAAGTGATTCTGGAGTGTACTTCATATATTTTAAAGCGCTGTGGCTGTTCTCAACAAGAGGCCTACATGATGAAAACAATAACCATAACATAACCAAAGGAGAAATGTCTTGAGGAGCTTGATAAAGAAATAAAACAAAGTCGTAAAACCAGAGCAAATTGGAAAGTACCCAAAGTGTTTCAGGAAAGATCTATAAGCAGGTAACAATATTTCAGCAATCATAAGAATTAGGGAATCTCGTAAATCTCTGTCAGGAACACCCCAGTTCATCTGTTTCTGGCAAATCTCTTCAAATCGCATGTTGAAACATTTCAATCTGAGAagagttagaaaaaaaagaacatagtaAATCGCAAGATGAATCACCAAAAACTGAGTACATACTACATTGATTATATTGGTATTTCAGCCTAACCTCTCCTTGATCACAGATCTGGAGGTTGTACTGTTCTTAATATTTCTAAAACTTCCTTGAGTGACATCAATTGAAGAGCCTACTGATGAAGTGAGACCTTGAGTTGATAGACACTCCAATACCTGCAAACTCAgaacagttaaaaaaaaaccttgtaAAAATACAAGAGATGCTCGGTTAAATCGTGCTGTCAAGCTTTTTGTGATCAGACCTTTAGCCAAGCAACTCTTCTATATCGAGTAGCATGTTGTTGCACAATCCTTCGTTGTCTTTCAATCCAATCAGCACCTAATAAATCCTTCAATTCTGATCTGAGAATAAGAAAATAGTTATATCATTCAGCTAATCAGATTTTTGGTCCTTATATGATATCTACTGACCTGCCAATATACTTGACAATATAATGGatgttgttcatcaaaaagagGTGCCCCAGAGCAAGGTCCTTGTATTGCTTTGCCTTCATAGCTAGATTGGTCTCCAGAGCATGTATTGCACCAACAATTTGAGAGACCACATCAGTATCTTTTTCATCTTCAACACAGGGATCTCCAAAGATCTGCTTTATTGATGATtgatagctgcatcagtttgaTAGCTGTTAAGTCAGATCGTTGCTAACGGTATTAGGCCATATTCTATTGGAGGTCATATGAAGAAAACTCCCAATCCCCAGATTTCACTTACTCAAAAAGAAACTTGATATAATCAGTGACATAGCTGGTCATATAATGCACAGCCCCATCAACAGTCGTACTCGTCACCGAGTGATTCAGAATGTATTCCATGAAATCACCTATTGTCTTTTTCGCAGTCTGTGCAAGGCTTTTAGTTAAAGTAAGGGCAGATTTCCGGTTTCCAGAGCATGCATTACCCTCAAAGATTGCATCAACCTAACATAACCGGCCCAAGAATAATGGTTAGTTCTTTGAAATGAGAAGGCATACTCAGTCAGAATGAAACTTACTTCTTTCCCTCATATTTTGGCCCTTTGAACAAACAAAATGTAACTATGTACACAGCAAAGGTCAGATATCATTGTTCTTTCACCTTGGATTGAAGTTCCAATGTTGCCTTATACATATCTAGAAGTATATATAGTTTGTCTGGCAATATTTGGGATTGAACAACAGCATCTCCAAAACTGAGTAGAATTGAAAGGCTTTTAGCTGTTACTTCAGCAAAACAATGGTCTTTCCATGTATACTTTCCTTCAAATACTTGATCACACAGAATGCGTTCAGCGCCGAAAAGCAACTTTACCTGTTCGAATAAATAGTCAGATATTACTGCCAAACAACATCTTGCATTTTAAACTTTATGCAGTCAAGGCAAGAGCATCACTGTAATTCGGGAGAATTGTGTCCACTCGGCGATTTTAGCTTCCATGCTCTGAGCCTCAACTTGCTgcatttcttcttttgtaacATATTCAACTCCCAAGTGCTTAAGAGTCCGTTCCAAAGTTGAACTACGAATTTCTCTGTGGGAATGATGGAAAATGTGAACAAGCAAAATCAGAAACTCAGAAGCAAAATATTGCAAGTAGAAAAGACTTTAGAACTTTTGTAGATTGCACCTGTATATTTCCATAAACTTCTGATGGCAATCAAGTTGAATTGATTTCTGTGCTAACTTTGAGAGCAAAGTCAAGTAACAGGGATCAACGAGTGTAGGAAGAGTGCACTCAGCATACTGTTTCAGCGGTGCTTCAGAATAATCACCGGCTGATGGGCCAATAAGGTCCTCACTTGACAATTGCCGATTAAGACTTGGTAGACAGTTGAAAATATTCTCAAGATCTACAGGTTTGCTATAGGGAAAATGAGATAGTAAAGAGGTTTCCGATGAAGTAATTAATTTCTGAACATTCCTAAATAGATATGGGGTCTAAACAAACAGATAACCGAACCTGCATTTGGTTAACAGCCTGTGGAATTCATTCTCCAACCCATGGATTGCTTTAGAAAGCAATTCGTTAACACGTTCGTGAACATCATTACCAACTCTACATCTTATCTTGGAAGTAAAAAAGTATTCGACACTAGTCAACTTATCAACCGCCTCAAGATAGGCATTAAGATCCTCGTTTGGTCTGTCCAATAATATCACATGTTCTGCCTGTACACATGGAAAATCAATCAAATGTCAGTAATAAGGAACCCAATTCTAAAAGGTAAAGTATCAAGCAATCTAACATGATCACCCATAAAAAAGGACTAGAGATTTTTTtacgaagaaaagaaaaaatatcaagCAAATGTTTGACGACAACCAAAGAGTATTCTAGGTCCTAGCATGCATTTATCAGAGAAATTTGCATCATCAAGCAACAGAAACGAGTGATTAGAATTAGTTACTACCCGCGGGTGCCCTAATGTAAAAAGTGAATCATGGAATGAAAGCGAGAACAATGCCGGTCGATTGCTACTCCACATCATAGGCGACTATGACCCAAAACCTCAGATCAAATAGGCGGGTAGGTACACGGTGCAGAAAAGTAGGAGCAGAATTGGTGAACAGACTAGGCACAGAAGTAGACCCGCAGCAAAGCTCGGATTGAAATTCGAGACCACGCCGGGGGAACCGCAATCGCTCTCCGCCCAAAACCCAAGCAATTTTACCGCACAAGCCAAGCGAAGCAAAGGGAGGAGAGTACGGGAGGGCGGCGCACGGCAGATGCCTCACCGCGGCGCGCCGGCTCCGTCGCGCTTGCTAGGCGCCGCCGGCATTGCTAGCCCTCCTCCCATTCCCCTCCTCCGGCGGTCGCCACGCCGGAGGAGGctgcacgccgccggccgcataTCGAGGGCGCAATATTGGGCCCGGATTGGGGTTGTTTAGTGGGCCTGAGGTGGTTTATGGGCTGGATGGGCTGTAGACTAGTAACTCTGTTTATCGTGGGCCTCCGCTTCAATGCCAGGGGCCGGCCCATCGGACAGGCCTCGTCCAATATCGGCTAAATTCAAACTTGTAGTAGTAACAAACTGATCGATCGACGGAGGAGGGGGTGAACAAATATGAACTCTCATCATCAGCTAATCTAATCTGCACCTGATCGAGGAACGAATTGAAGCTACATTAGATTACCTCCCTTACAAGGTCGAGGTGGCGCACGATCGCCCCGGCCGCCGTGAGGCTCCTCCTGATGTTGTCATGAACCCTGCACGCGTTGTACGTCCTCTTCTGCATGCAAATCGCTCACAATGAGATTCTGagattgatagatagatagatttaaaGATCAGGAAGAACATAATCCCTTACATGGGCAGGGCGCATGGCCTCGTCAATGGCGACCATGTGGTTGTTCAAGCGAGTGCCTATCAcggcagcctccttttgcataGCTTCGCTGCTCTGCATCGCCTGTCGCAGGAGCTCAATCTTCGCGCGGagagcctccgccgccgcctcctcatcggCTGCTCGCTCCATCGATCTCACTGCCCCTCTCTGCCTAGTGCTCTCTCAGTTGAAGAAGAACTGAAAGGAAAACAGAATAGAACAAATGACGGCTTTATACTCGCGGGGTCTGGTGGtgtctgcatctgcatgcagaGATAAGGGAAGGGCGCTTTTGAACGAAAGGACgctggtttttttttccgtaTCTCTCTCGTACACATTCTTATCGCTAGTCCATGCACGTTAACATCGGGTCGCTTTTGTATCCACCATGGACATATATCCACTACGCCAGGTTCGATCCATCGCATCTGTTCAAAGTCCTCAAGACACCAGGATTTAGATCATCTTTGTTTATAGGCTCTTTGTTTAGTCTAATTCTAAACAAATAAGCAGTtttttgtttagtttttttaaagctATAAGTCACTCTTACAACGGTAAGTCAAAAGTTGTGttgaagaaaattttttaacTTACGTAAGATGAAGGTATGACTCTTTTATTCAATTTAGGATTTTAAATCCACCGAATTATAAAAGATATAAGCTAACCTGAATTATAAAAGATATAAGCTAACCTAAATAAAGAGGGCCTAACAACTGGTTCATATCTTCTGTTTTCCATAGTAACAACTAGGAGTAGAGTGAATTTTCATTTGAGTTttccagaaaagaagaaaataaagcaCACATGTATAATATTTCTTATGAAcacctgtaaaaaaaaactgacggCATATTTTGATATTACCGAAGTCACCCATGTGCTTTGTTAAAAAAGTAATTACCCATAAATATAAAGACTTATTATTATTTACTGCTCTGTATTATTAAGGGCatgtataataatatttatgaaAACGACACTAATAAGAGTTgactcctgttttttttttgacaaattggttattttataaaacttatttcaaaactagaccgtgaaaaaaaaatacttcaagCAAATAGACCGTGACCTCAACGCCAACGCCAACGCTTCTGGTGCTGAGGTTAGCAAAAAAACGCTTGACGCTAAGCACCTGCCAGCGTGGCGGCCAAGCCATTCCCCCCGCCGATGTGGCAGAGGTCTGAGCATGGAGCCcacggccttttttttttttttgcacggtCTAGTTtcataagtttttgaaaatggctaatttgtcaaaaaaaaaaatcgagttGACCCTGAAAGCTCACAAACAAGGAGAATACAGGTTTGCCTTTGTGGGAAACAGTTGCGACTATACTCCCGCAACTGCAAAATGGAGGCACTAGAGGTTGCATTAACATTGGACAATTATTGCACACTGCTGATACTGAATAATGAATGCACTAACACGAGTTTCCAACATATCAGAACGAACCTAGCACCTACCAAATCAACAAAAACAATAAATGGCAACTAGGACAGTATCTATACAAATCATGCACCCCAGCAAGGAAAGGTGCACATAGCAACGGTTCTGAGCAGCAGCGCTACACAAACAAAAGCAATGCTACCAGGGTCCCAATTTACAGAGAATGACATCACATCGTCGCTGGTGTATATTAAGCAGCCACATACCCCAATCAAGTACGCTCTTGTTTTCCTTCAAACAAATTGGCAAGCAGTAGCTCAACTTGCTCTGGTGTGTGCTTGACATATTTTCCAGGTGCCTTGCTGTTCTCGATGAGAGGCCTATAGATTACAAGTCTCATAAGCTCCAGGGACATGAACTCTTGAGTCTAGTGAACATACATATCCATAGAAACatagaaataaaagaaaagagggaaaaTTCATGGTATTAAACAAATGAACAGATGGCAATGCTCAATCATCAAAATTCTGTGGACCAGGG is part of the Oryza glaberrima chromosome 4, OglaRS2, whole genome shotgun sequence genome and encodes:
- the LOC127771144 gene encoding NDR1/HIN1-like protein 1, giving the protein MSVIKDCGGHKGCECEKEKVHRRLCWALVALVLLTLFIVLVVWLALRPHKPRFYLQDLSVLCLNVTPPASAYLFTTMQATVAARNDNGRVGVYYDKVDVYAQYKDVAITVPTRLPVEYQGHYDQSVWSPFLQSLDHVVLPPNLAVALAQDETAGYVLVDIRLDGWVRWKVGTWISGHYHLRVNCPALLTVNDGKGSYGVNYGGGDGYFRFQQAAACAVDV
- the LOC127771143 gene encoding exocyst complex component EXO70A1-like: MERAADEEAAAEALRAKIELLRQAMQSSEAMQKEAAVIGTRLNNHMVAIDEAMRPAHKRTYNACRVHDNIRRSLTAAGAIVRHLDLVREAEHVILLDRPNEDLNAYLEAVDKLTSVEYFFTSKIRCRVGNDVHERVNELLSKAIHGLENEFHRLLTKCSKPVDLENIFNCLPSLNRQLSSEDLIGPSAGDYSEAPLKQYAECTLPTLVDPCYLTLLSKLAQKSIQLDCHQKFMEIYREIRSSTLERTLKHLGVEYVTKEEMQQVEAQSMEAKIAEWTQFSRITVKLLFGAERILCDQVFEGKYTWKDHCFAEVTAKSLSILLSFGDAVVQSQILPDKLYILLDMYKATLELQSKVDAIFEGNACSGNRKSALTLTKSLAQTAKKTIGDFMEYILNHSVTSTTVDGAVHYMTSYVTDYIKFLFDYQSSIKQIFGDPCVEDEKDTDVVSQIVGAIHALETNLAMKAKQYKDLALGHLFLMNNIHYIVKYIGRSELKDLLGADWIERQRRIVQQHATRYRRVAWLKVLECLSTQGLTSSVGSSIDVTQGSFRNIKNSTTSRSVIKERLKCFNMRFEEICQKQMNWGVPDRDLRDSLILMIAEILLPAYRSFLKHFGPLVENSHSALKYMKYTPESLEQALGNLFAKKLRSDQVIRDSDCIKHPI